The following DNA comes from Papaver somniferum cultivar HN1 chromosome 4, ASM357369v1, whole genome shotgun sequence.
ccgggtgctttccgacaacttttcgagccaattttttccaaaaatgtttattagccaaaaatacctacaaataaataaaacaccataataagtataaaaatgagccctaacaatatatagaatcgagacaaatcgtacgcaaaaatgtgtttatcaatagATACCATTGAATACCCTTGTTGAACTTTCAACTGATCATCAACAAAAATTCCTTGCAGCAGTTTCTAGATGTTACTTGAAATACCAGGGTGAATGAAAGGTTTCCATATATAAGAAGGCCAATGAAGAATTGATTCCTTATGTCTTACTTTGTTAACCGCTGCTGAAGTAGAGAACCTTCCTTTCATGTCACCACACCAAACCAAATCATCTTGAGTACCAGATATAGGTGGCAAAGGATAGTGCACTACATTTTGTAACTTAATGGGAATAACCCATTCATTATCCTGTATTAAGTCTTTAACCTTCATCTACAAATTGGATTTAACATATTCAGTAAAACCAGTTCTGTCAATTATAGGGAATTCACCATTCCAGAGATCAAACCAAACAGAAGTATACTCTCCATTTCCTATAAGCCATCTAGCATCACATTTAAGAGATTTCCAAGCCCATTTTAATCCAGGCCACACAGAAGAAAGCTTCCATTTCTCAGTCCATTTTCCATTTTTGTCTTTAAACTTGGCTGCAAAAAATAATGACCAATCTTCTTTAGAACTAATGAGtctccacatcattttcattaatAATGCTTTATtaatatctgaaaaatcttctAATCCCCAATCCTCCTTCAGCAAAAGGTGTACAAACTCTTCTCCAAGAAATAGTTTTAGATTTCTTTACTTCTGCATCTCCTGACCATAGAAAGTTCCTCATAATTTTTTCACATTCTTTAATGATTGAAGATGGTCATTTATATACATCCATATTGTATATGGGAATGCTACTAAGAACATGTTTAGTCAAAATCATCCCTTTCCAGACTGCCAAATATTCTTGCATCTTTTCAACCATTGGCCATAATGTAGCAGTTTTAACTCTCCCTGGATGGATAATGactcccaaatatttatctgggaatGAAGTTAACTCCATTTGTAAAATGTTTGCAATCTGAGCTTTTCTGACATTAGAACAACCATCAATAAAACACTTGCTTTTTACTTTATTAATGCTTTGACCAGAACAAAGTTGGTAATCATCAAGTAATTGTAAAAGATTGAGAATACTTTTCTTTGAACCATTACTAAAAAGGAaaatgtcatcagcaaaaagaAAATGGGTAGGAGCAATACCATTTCTTGTTACCATTGGTTGAATCTTGTTTGTTTCCACCAACCTTGTCAGATTTTTGCTTAGTACTTCCTCCATTAAAACAAACAAAATTGGAGATAAAAGATCCCTTTGTTTGAGTCCCCTTTGCATTGAGAAGAAACTATTTAGCCCACCATTGACCATGACAGATATTTTGGCAGATGATAAGAGAACTTCTAACCACTGACCAATCCTTGGAAAAACCATACTTGAGAAGAACTTTAAACAAAAAATCCCAGCTTACAGAGTCATATgcttgagaaatatcaagtttcaagctcaaatttcttcctcttctttttttcttcatctcattGACTAATTCAGAAGCTAAGATAATTTGCTCATGAATACTTCTCCCCTTGATATAAGCAACTTGTTGTGGAGATACTAATTTATGCATAAGATTGGCCATCCTTATAGAAATGATTTTATTAAACACCTTGAAACTGAAATTACTGAGACCAATTGGCCTGAATTGATtgggttttttttctcttttaattttGGGCAGAAGAGTTAAGAAGTTAGAATTTAAACCTTTAGGAATGTACTTTCTGCTCCAGCAGTATTGAATTTCCTTGATGAAATCATGCTGAATAATCCCCCAGCATGCCTTGTAAAACATACCTGAGAAACTATCAGGCCCTGGTTCACTATCTCCATCCATTCCAAAAACTGCAGCTTTAATCTCCTCTGCTTCAGGGATCACTTCAAGCATAAATTGAtctgattcaataataattttagGTATGACATCAAGAATAGAGTCATTAACAACCACATCTTGAGATTTAAATCTTTGTTCAAAAAAATTCACTAACATGTCACTGATTCTTGCTTGATCAGATACCAAATTCCCATTTTCTTCCTCCAGTTCACAAATGGCATTTGTTGTTTTCCTAATCTTAATATTTGAATGAAAGAAATTAGAATTTGAAGATCCTTCCATTACCCACTTTATTCTGGATTTTTGTACTGCACTTCTCTTAAATTAAGTTCATTTTGAGCAATAACCAGATCATGCACTGCCAGTTCATTGTGAGGATTAGAATCTGAACTTATCATCTTTTCTTTAACCCTTTTTTCTACCTCTTGAATTTTGAATTTAACATCACCAAACACCTGCCAGTTCCACTCTCTGGGGATCTGTTTTAACTTTTTAAGTTTTGTCATACAAATGAAAGCAGCATCACCATGTACTTTTTATCCCCAACAATCTTGAActattttcatgaaattaggatGCTCCAGCCACATTTTTTGAAACCTTAAAGGAACATTTTTTGGTCTTGGAACACTTGCACATCCACCTAATAAAGGAGCATGATCAGAAGCAATTCTGAGACCCACCTTGTATCCCCAATCACTATGAATTTGCAGCCATTTCATGTTGAAGACAACTCTATCAAGGTTACATAAAATTCTTTTGCTACCCTGCTGACAATTGGACCAAGAAAATTCCAGACCAATTTTGGGAGCTTGCATTAATTCACATGCATTTAAACAATCATTGAAATCAATCATAGATCTTCTTGAAGGAGATCTGCCAACCACCTTCTCTTCCATAGACAAGATAGCATTAAAATCACCTAACACAACCCAAGGTTTCTTAAACTCACTAATTGCCAACATTTCATCCCATAAATATCTTCTTTGGACCACATTAACATGAGCATGTACACCAGATACTAGTACTTCACCCACAACCATTGTAATCATTTGACTTGTAATAGAAACCACTTGAGGAGTGGAAATTGACCTACTCCATAATAACCATATATTTCCCTTGTTATCATTAGTTTCATTGTGAATAACCATATATTGCATACCAGGTAAATTTAGTTTACTACAAAAGGAGGAGGAACAGTTAATTTTTGGTTC
Coding sequences within:
- the LOC113272733 gene encoding uncharacterized protein LOC113272733, with translation MEGSSNSNFFHSNIKIRKTTNAICELEEENGNLVSDQARISDMLVNFFEQRFKSQDVVVNDSILDVIPKIIIESDQFMLEVIPEAEEIKAAVFGMDGDSEPGPDSFSGMFYKFFSSMVFPRIGQWLEVLLSSAKISVMVNGGLNSFFSMQRGLKQRDLLSPILFVLMEEVLSKNLTRLVETNKIQPMVTRNGIAPTHFLFADDIFLFSNGSKKSILNLLQLLDDYQLCSGQSINKVKSKCFIDGCSNVRKAQIANILQMELTSFPDKYLGVIIHPGRVKTATLWPMVEKMQEYLAVWKGMILTKHVLSSIPIYNMDEDWGLEDFSDINKALLMKMMWRLISSKEDWSLFFAAKFKDKNGKWTEKWKLSSVWPGLKWAWKSLKCDARWLIGNGEYTSVWFDLWNGEFPIIDRTGFTEYVKSNL